The following coding sequences lie in one Glycine soja cultivar W05 chromosome 16, ASM419377v2, whole genome shotgun sequence genomic window:
- the LOC114390364 gene encoding uncharacterized protein LOC114390364: MVSFWKLQFAMKSPLIVTSFLRTSTVYSANLHVKGRKVESKGLHSVPVSGAPVILQSGIPLPDKRTLELILDKLQKKDTYGVFADLVDPKELPDYHDVIKHPMDFATVRKKLGNESSYTTLEQFEVFKQGQKTRASVAGVTSINLAEYVPATVDKETEIVVHLNVLGTNDITNLSLFLSSFLLLPFLFML; encoded by the exons ATGGTTTCATTCTGGAAATTGCAATTTGCTATGAAATCTCCCTTAATAGTTACTTCTTTCTTGCGCACATCCACTGTGTACTCTGCCAACCTGCAT GTAAAGGGCAGAAAAGTGGAATCGAAAGGGCTCCACTCTGTTCCTGTTTCAG GAGCTCCGGTGATTCTTCAATCTGGGATTCCATTGCCTGATAAGAGGACTCTGGAATTGATACTTGACAAGCTTCAGAA GAAAGACACTTATGGTGTGTTTGCAGACCTTGTTGATCCAAAAGAG CTTCCTGATTATCACGATGTGATCAAGCATCCCATGGACTTTGCCACTGTGAGGAAGAAGTTGGGAAATGAATCTTCTTATACTACCTTAGAACAATTTGAG GTATTTAAGCAAGGGCAAAAAACCAGAGCTTCTGTAGCTGGTGTTACATCAATAAACTTGGCTGAATACGTTCCTGCAACTGTAGATAAAGAGACTGAAATTGTAGTTCATTTGAATGTCCTTGGCACCAATGATATTACTAATCTCTCactttttttaagttcttttttgctccttccttttctttttatgctTTGA